One genomic window of Thermococcus indicus includes the following:
- a CDS encoding chromate resistance protein ChrB domain-containing protein yields MKWVTREHVHVDRVACPWLIKRFIDPDAEFIFVPRDTDPATITEGIPFDFKGVELGHHDGKCSFDAFVEKYNITDPAILKIAEIVREADTHVENPQPLAVALDILARGYRMICKDDHETLEKEFYLYDAMYAYFKKQIEEGKA; encoded by the coding sequence ATGAAGTGGGTGACCCGTGAACACGTCCACGTTGACCGTGTGGCGTGCCCCTGGCTTATAAAGCGTTTCATAGACCCGGATGCGGAGTTTATCTTCGTGCCCCGCGACACCGACCCTGCGACCATCACCGAGGGAATACCCTTTGATTTTAAAGGGGTTGAGCTCGGCCATCACGACGGGAAATGCTCCTTCGATGCTTTCGTTGAGAAGTACAACATAACCGACCCGGCCATTCTGAAGATTGCAGAGATAGTTCGGGAGGCCGACACCCACGTCGAGAACCCCCAGCCCCTGGCGGTGGCCCTCGATATACTCGCGAGGGGGTATAGGATGATATGCAAGGATGACCACGAGACCCTCGAGAAGGAGTTCTACCTATACGACGCCATGTACGCCTACTTTAAGAAGCAAATTGAGGAGGGAAAGGCTTAA
- a CDS encoding 6-pyruvoyl trahydropterin synthase family protein produces MGFHVTERKIGWHKDFDSSHFLALPYESKCLRIHGHTYNVDVEIWGDLNENGMIFDFNHLSRLIKLLDHRILVSESWIVERKEDFVVIEKNGKRLELPRDEAVILDKPNVTAEYIAEWFAERIAEKAGDNVKKIRVKIWEDPRSYAEVTLER; encoded by the coding sequence ATGGGATTTCACGTGACCGAGAGGAAGATAGGATGGCACAAGGACTTCGACAGCTCGCATTTCCTTGCCTTGCCCTACGAGAGCAAGTGCCTCAGGATACACGGACACACTTACAATGTGGACGTCGAGATATGGGGTGACCTTAATGAGAACGGCATGATATTCGACTTCAACCACCTCAGCAGGCTTATCAAGCTCCTCGACCACAGGATCCTGGTGAGCGAGAGCTGGATTGTGGAGAGAAAAGAGGACTTTGTTGTCATTGAAAAGAATGGAAAACGCCTAGAACTGCCTCGGGATGAGGCAGTAATCCTCGACAAACCGAACGTCACCGCAGAGTACATAGCGGAGTGGTTCGCGGAGAGGATAGCGGAGAAGGCCGGGGACAACGTAAAGAAAATCCGTGTGAAAATCTGGGAAGACCCGCGTAGCTACGCGGAGGTAACCCTCGAGAGATGA
- a CDS encoding DUF134 domain-containing protein: MPMGMGPGWGRGRGRRRKLRMIGFVPEVRHFYPALPPMGQPKPPIFMTYEEFEALRLVDHEGLTQEEAGKRMGVSRGTVWRALSSARKKVAQMLVEGRELVILPQGNEVPKNLIEKE, encoded by the coding sequence ATGCCGATGGGAATGGGACCCGGCTGGGGCCGCGGAAGGGGAAGGAGAAGGAAGCTGAGGATGATAGGATTCGTTCCGGAGGTTAGGCATTTCTATCCCGCGTTGCCTCCGATGGGCCAGCCAAAGCCTCCGATTTTCATGACCTACGAGGAATTCGAAGCTCTCAGGCTGGTGGATCACGAGGGGCTGACACAGGAGGAAGCCGGAAAGAGGATGGGAGTTTCCCGCGGCACCGTGTGGAGAGCACTCAGCTCGGCCAGGAAAAAAGTCGCCCAGATGCTGGTGGAGGGACGGGAACTCGTAATCCTGCCTCAGGGAAATGAGGTTCCAAAAAACCTCATTGAAAAGGAATGA
- the purB gene encoding adenylosuccinate lyase: MAVHPIDYRYGSEEMRRIWDEENKLQKLLDVEAALARAHAKVGNMPEESARVISERANTKWVKLDRVKEIEAEIHHDIMAVVKALSEVCGEHGKYVHLGATSNDIIDTANALLIKESLAIVENDLKELRSILKNLAGEHKYTVCIGRTHGQHAVPTTYGMKFAIWLDEIQRHIDRIEEIKERVLVGQISGAVGTMASFVDKGLEIQRLVMKDLGLKPARISNQIIQRDVYAELMMVLALIASTLDKIALEIRNLQRTEILEISEPFGRKQVGSSTMPHKRNPIRSEKVSGLARVLYSNVVPALLNNPLWHERDLTNSSVERVILPESFLLLDEMLKSMKKVLSGLEFFPENIERNLYMTNNLIMAEPLMLKLTEKGMGRQEAHELVRGLAMKAFEENRDLIEVVRENKDVRRFLDEDDLDSLKPENYIGMAPQIVDNVIAWIEAKERKEVL, from the coding sequence ATGGCCGTTCATCCGATTGATTACCGCTACGGGAGCGAGGAAATGAGGCGCATCTGGGACGAGGAGAACAAGCTTCAAAAGCTTCTCGACGTCGAGGCGGCTCTGGCAAGGGCCCATGCAAAGGTCGGAAACATGCCCGAGGAGAGCGCACGGGTTATCTCCGAAAGGGCTAACACGAAGTGGGTGAAGCTCGACCGCGTCAAGGAGATAGAGGCCGAGATACACCACGATATAATGGCCGTTGTTAAAGCATTGAGCGAGGTCTGCGGGGAGCATGGAAAGTACGTCCACCTGGGGGCGACCTCCAACGATATAATAGACACGGCCAACGCCCTCCTCATAAAAGAAAGCCTCGCCATAGTGGAGAACGACCTCAAAGAGCTGCGCTCGATCCTCAAGAACCTCGCTGGGGAACACAAGTACACCGTCTGCATAGGCAGGACTCACGGCCAGCACGCGGTGCCGACCACCTACGGCATGAAGTTCGCGATATGGCTCGACGAGATACAGAGGCACATAGACAGGATAGAAGAGATAAAGGAAAGGGTTTTGGTCGGCCAGATCAGCGGCGCCGTTGGGACGATGGCAAGCTTTGTGGATAAGGGCCTTGAGATACAGCGTCTAGTTATGAAAGACCTTGGTCTAAAGCCAGCCAGGATAAGCAACCAGATAATCCAGCGCGACGTCTATGCGGAACTCATGATGGTTCTCGCTCTCATCGCCTCGACCCTTGATAAGATTGCCCTGGAGATAAGGAACCTTCAGAGGACGGAGATACTTGAGATCAGCGAGCCCTTTGGGAGGAAACAGGTTGGCTCTTCAACAATGCCCCACAAAAGAAATCCCATAAGGAGCGAAAAGGTGAGCGGTCTGGCGAGGGTTCTCTATTCAAATGTGGTTCCCGCGTTGCTGAACAACCCCCTCTGGCACGAGAGAGACCTCACGAACTCCTCCGTTGAGCGCGTCATCCTTCCGGAGAGCTTCCTCCTGCTTGACGAGATGCTCAAGAGCATGAAGAAGGTCCTTTCCGGGCTGGAGTTCTTCCCAGAGAATATTGAGAGGAACCTCTATATGACCAACAACCTCATCATGGCCGAGCCGCTGATGCTGAAGTTAACTGAGAAGGGCATGGGAAGGCAGGAGGCACATGAACTCGTTAGAGGGCTTGCCATGAAAGCGTTCGAGGAGAACAGAGATCTAATCGAGGTTGTCAGGGAAAACAAAGACGTGAGAAGGTTCCTAGATGAGGACGATCTCGACAGTCTGAAGCCGGAGAACTACATAGGGATGGCCCCACAGATAGTCGATAATGTAATCGCGTGGATAGAGGCGAAAGAACGAAAAGAAGTGCTGTGA
- the albA gene encoding DNA-binding protein Alba — MAEEHVVYIGKKPVMNYVLAVITQFNEGAKEVSVKARGRAISRAVDVAEIVRNRFLPEVRVKEIRIGTEELPTADGRTANTSTIEIVMEKP, encoded by the coding sequence ATGGCTGAGGAGCACGTCGTCTACATTGGAAAGAAGCCGGTTATGAACTACGTCCTCGCTGTGATAACCCAGTTCAACGAGGGCGCCAAGGAGGTCAGCGTCAAGGCTCGCGGTAGGGCCATCAGCAGGGCCGTCGATGTCGCCGAGATCGTCAGGAACAGGTTCCTCCCAGAGGTCAGGGTCAAGGAGATCAGGATCGGCACCGAGGAGCTCCCGACCGCCGACGGCAGGACCGCCAACACCTCGACCATCGAGATCGTTATGGAGAAGCCGTGA
- a CDS encoding ArsR/SmtB family transcription factor — protein sequence MDYETIDIHDERAKELAQILMNDKAIAILHLVEDRALSISEISRELNLPISTVSYHIDKMLKVGLIEVAGKKYGKRLQEVKLYRASNRPILLVPRRNIAKVRKKAVMSFEKLHVISLGLAGLVAAGVYAAARNVLAPVNSSGTTESITKSAADNVSMMMASERAAVPSATNTSTESVLHAIHSTVPRSGLEAHATAVQVGLAIAVFILTFLLISYIMKRRS from the coding sequence TTGGACTATGAGACGATAGACATACACGACGAAAGGGCCAAGGAGCTCGCTCAGATTCTGATGAACGACAAAGCGATAGCCATCCTGCATCTTGTGGAAGATCGGGCGCTGTCAATAAGCGAGATATCCCGCGAGCTGAACCTCCCCATCTCCACGGTCTCATACCACATAGACAAAATGCTCAAGGTCGGCCTCATCGAGGTGGCGGGGAAAAAGTACGGGAAGAGACTCCAGGAGGTCAAGCTCTACCGCGCCTCCAACAGGCCCATACTTCTCGTACCTCGCCGGAACATTGCAAAGGTGAGGAAGAAAGCTGTCATGAGCTTTGAGAAGCTGCACGTTATAAGCCTGGGCCTCGCCGGGCTGGTAGCGGCCGGTGTATACGCCGCGGCGCGGAACGTACTCGCCCCAGTGAATTCCAGCGGCACAACCGAGTCAATCACGAAGTCTGCGGCGGACAACGTCTCGATGATGATGGCATCCGAAAGGGCCGCCGTTCCATCGGCAACGAACACGAGTACCGAATCCGTGCTCCATGCGATTCACTCCACGGTGCCCCGTTCCGGCCTTGAAGCCCATGCAACGGCCGTCCAGGTGGGCTTGGCCATTGCTGTGTTCATCTTAACGTTTCTCCTGATTTCGTACATTATGAAGCGCAGGAGTTGA